A section of the Solitalea canadensis DSM 3403 genome encodes:
- a CDS encoding ABC transporter ATP-binding protein, which yields MLSIRNIVKQYANHTALSGVSIEIEKGSVFGLLGPNGAGKTSLIRIINQITAPDSGEILFNGERLSSKHIERIGYLPEERGLYKKMEIGEQVLYLAQLKNLSKSEAIQRARYWFERLEIQSWWHKKVEELSKGMQQKVQFVATVMHQPELLILDEPFSGFDPINVDIITREILDLNKQGTTIIFSTHRMESVETLCDSIALINKSQKILDGKVRDIRYAYRSHSYKVTYNGHIINDGSSLFEIMKQHEDDLHKHMTVKLHGERTANDLLQFLIPQVQVAGLEEIIPSMHDIFIAKVKETGGILPEELQ from the coding sequence ATGTTAAGCATCCGCAATATTGTAAAACAATACGCCAATCATACTGCATTGAGTGGCGTGAGCATAGAAATTGAGAAGGGAAGTGTATTTGGACTTTTAGGCCCAAACGGGGCAGGAAAAACATCTCTTATCCGCATTATAAATCAAATTACTGCACCAGATAGTGGCGAAATTTTGTTCAACGGCGAACGCCTTTCTTCTAAACATATTGAACGAATTGGCTATCTACCGGAAGAAAGAGGATTGTATAAAAAGATGGAAATTGGAGAGCAGGTACTGTACCTTGCTCAGCTAAAAAACTTGAGCAAATCGGAGGCAATTCAGCGTGCCCGTTATTGGTTTGAACGTTTAGAAATTCAAAGTTGGTGGCATAAAAAGGTAGAAGAACTGTCAAAAGGAATGCAACAAAAAGTTCAATTTGTTGCCACTGTGATGCATCAACCCGAATTACTTATTCTTGATGAGCCATTCTCCGGATTCGATCCTATTAATGTTGATATTATCACCCGTGAGATTTTAGATTTAAACAAACAAGGAACAACAATCATATTCTCAACTCACCGCATGGAATCAGTGGAAACACTTTGTGACTCTATTGCTTTGATCAATAAATCGCAGAAGATTCTGGATGGAAAGGTCAGAGATATCAGGTATGCATACAGAAGTCATTCATACAAAGTAACTTATAACGGCCATATAATAAATGACGGTTCTTCTCTTTTTGAGATAATGAAGCAACACGAAGACGATCTCCATAAACATATGACAGTTAAACTACATGGAGAACGTACTGCAAATGATCTTTTACAATTCCTGATACCTCAAGTACAGGTTGCCGGTTTAGAAGAAATTATTCCGAGCATGCACGATATCTTTATTGCCAAAGTGAAAGAAACAGGCGGAATTTTACCGGAAGAGTTACAATAG
- a CDS encoding DUF6624 domain-containing protein, giving the protein MKKFYILFLISFFFGISFAKAQAEIYQTLTKSADSLFKAKEYKKSTYTYTWAFRVNGWRGTIADRYNAARAWSMLGVPDSAYHHLLRMAQQAGFSDYERIINDEALTSLHDDRRWGTLLKAVRRNEEKAAVNMDRQLKMQLETIGENIKSNHAKLDSLKRLKPQNPVAIAQLTREVAVKDSAYKEVLADLWNTVGWVGPGLVGRKASEAQLLVLKYASSYTQKKYLPELKKAVRNYIVNPYQLAILEDIIALSNGKKQIYGSQVACDENGKYYLPPIADKQMLNELRAEAGLPPIHEFLKQYGLTL; this is encoded by the coding sequence ATGAAGAAATTCTACATTCTCTTTTTAATTTCCTTTTTCTTCGGTATTTCCTTTGCTAAGGCGCAAGCCGAGATTTATCAAACATTAACCAAATCTGCAGATTCTTTATTCAAAGCAAAAGAGTACAAAAAATCAACATACACTTATACTTGGGCTTTCAGAGTAAATGGATGGAGAGGCACTATTGCTGATCGCTATAATGCTGCACGAGCATGGTCGATGTTAGGCGTTCCTGATTCTGCCTATCACCACCTGTTACGCATGGCGCAACAAGCTGGTTTTAGCGATTATGAACGTATCATTAACGATGAGGCATTAACGTCATTACATGACGACCGACGTTGGGGAACGTTATTAAAAGCAGTTCGCCGTAACGAAGAAAAAGCTGCTGTTAATATGGACCGCCAGTTAAAGATGCAACTTGAAACTATAGGTGAAAATATCAAAAGTAATCATGCCAAACTGGATAGTTTAAAACGCTTAAAACCACAAAACCCTGTAGCAATTGCCCAATTAACAAGAGAGGTGGCTGTTAAAGATTCTGCCTATAAAGAAGTTTTAGCCGATTTGTGGAATACTGTGGGCTGGGTAGGGCCAGGACTAGTTGGAAGAAAGGCTAGCGAAGCCCAGTTGTTGGTACTAAAATATGCCAGCTCTTATACTCAAAAAAAGTATCTGCCAGAATTGAAAAAGGCTGTTCGTAATTATATCGTAAATCCTTATCAACTCGCTATTCTTGAAGATATTATAGCACTCTCAAACGGTAAAAAGCAAATTTATGGCAGCCAGGTTGCCTGTGATGAAAATGGGAAGTATTACCTTCCTCCTATTGCCGATAAACAAATGCTGAATGAATTAAGAGCCGAAGCAGGTCTGCCTCCTATTCATGAATTTTTAAAACAATACGGTTTAACATTATAG
- a CDS encoding acyltransferase family protein: MAKQRIYSLDAVRGISALLIVFYHVSFWQNRDMFDGGSYVTQKLGIYMVALFYLLSGISMGYIYQDKFTSLKSTELKAFYLKRYFRIAPLYCLLCVLSIWVYSKTIDAALLSRLAANFSLLFGLVEPGYSMLTGGWSIGVEFFFYVFFPFLLWLSLRNKYWSVLVLLALGAFVVITAVLLEKYPSLPAGWKIYSYPLNHFLYFWIGVMIPRIKPMKNHWGYLVLGLLLFILSGWVNVRDKNYALSIVTGLNRVLLSVSVILVVLYFYLKVKFKSDWLNHWSDWLASVSFSLYLLHPFVYFLLMKFLAANKLSWPFWYVFPFVLVATVLIGRLVYQYEKYFVDLGGKLLKKSKVN, encoded by the coding sequence ATGGCTAAGCAACGTATATACAGTTTGGATGCTGTGCGAGGGATTTCTGCACTGTTGATCGTATTTTATCACGTATCATTTTGGCAAAACAGGGATATGTTTGATGGAGGCTCCTATGTAACGCAAAAGCTCGGAATTTACATGGTTGCGCTGTTTTATTTGCTTAGCGGAATTAGCATGGGATATATTTATCAGGATAAGTTTACGTCGCTTAAATCAACAGAACTCAAGGCCTTTTACCTGAAACGCTATTTTCGTATTGCTCCCTTATACTGCTTGTTGTGTGTGTTATCGATTTGGGTTTATTCAAAAACAATTGATGCGGCCTTGCTATCAAGATTAGCCGCAAATTTTAGTTTATTGTTTGGTTTGGTTGAACCCGGTTACTCTATGCTTACGGGTGGTTGGTCGATAGGTGTTGAATTTTTTTTCTACGTCTTTTTTCCGTTTTTACTATGGTTATCATTACGTAATAAGTATTGGAGTGTGTTAGTTCTGCTGGCATTAGGAGCGTTTGTTGTTATAACTGCTGTTTTATTAGAAAAATATCCATCATTGCCTGCAGGGTGGAAAATCTATTCTTATCCGCTTAATCATTTTCTTTATTTCTGGATAGGAGTAATGATTCCCCGAATAAAACCAATGAAAAACCATTGGGGCTATTTAGTATTGGGGTTGTTATTATTTATTCTTTCCGGATGGGTAAATGTTCGTGATAAAAATTATGCATTATCAATTGTTACCGGGTTAAATAGAGTATTGCTTTCGGTTAGTGTAATATTAGTTGTTCTTTATTTCTACCTGAAAGTTAAATTTAAAAGCGACTGGTTAAATCATTGGAGCGACTGGTTGGCTTCAGTTAGTTTTTCCTTGTACTTGTTACATCCTTTTGTTTACTTCTTATTGATGAAATTCCTGGCAGCAAACAAACTCAGTTGGCCATTCTGGTACGTTTTTCCATTTGTGCTAGTAGCAACTGTTTTAATTGGGAGATTAGTTTACCAGTATGAAAAATATTTTGTTGATTTAGGAGGTAAGTTATTGAAAAAGAGCAAGGTAAATTAG